The genomic DNA CACCTCTATGCTCAGCAGCTGCTTCGCGAAGGTGTTATTTCCGAAGAGGCACTGACCGCGATGACGAACAAGGTAGGCGAGAAATACGAAGGTATTCTTGCCCGAGCCAAAGAAATCGCAGCCAATAAGCCTGCAAAGGCAACGCTGGCGGCACACTCGATCGACGACGACGGTTCGACGATCCTTGAGACCGGCGTTTCGGCAACCTTGCTCAAACAAGTTTCCGAAAAGATATCCCTCGTACCTGAAGACTTTTACATCAATCCGAAAATGGTCGGCCAACTTGCCCGTCGTGCGAAAATGGGCGACGGGAGCGTGCCGATGGATTGGGCATTCGGAGAAGCAATGGCGATCGGCTCGCTCGTTCTTGAGGGCCTGCCGGTTCGATTCAGCGGACAGGATTCGGGCCGCGGCACATTCTCGCAGCGTCATGCCAATATGTATGACACGATGACCGGCGACCGGTGGGCTCCGCTCAATGAATTGAAGAGCGAATCAAATCCGAATGCCCGTGCATACATTTTCGACAGTTCGCTTTCGGAATATGGTGTGCTCGGTTTTGAGTATGGATACTCGGTGATGTCGCAGGATCAACTCGTGGCCTGGGAAGCTCAGTTCGGTGATTTCTCGAACGGCGCCCAGATCATGATCGATCAGTACATTTCATCCAGCGAAGACAAATGGCAGCAGCGTTCGCGTTTGGTAATGCTGCTCCCGCACGGCTACGAAGGTCAAGGGCCTGAACACTCATCGGCACGGCTCGAGCGCTATCTGCAGCTTTGCGCTGAAAACAATATGCAGGTCTGCTACCCATCGACGCCTGCTCAGTATTTCCATCTGCTCCGCCGTCAAGTCAAGCAGGAGATCATTCGGCCGCTCGTCGTGATGACGCCAAAGAGCTTGTTGAGGCTCCCGGCAGCTACATCGGAAATGTCTGAACTCGAATCCGGCGGTTTTCAACCGGTTATCGACGATGCCCGGATCACTGACCGTTCCGGCGTCAAACGCGTCGTTGTTTGCAGCGGAAAGGTATTCTACGATCTTGATGCAGCACGCGAAAACAGCGCCTCATCGGATGTTGCGGTCGTTCGGCTTGAGCAATTCTATCCTTTCCCTGCTGCAAAACTCGTTGAGGTGTTCGCCTCTTATCCAAACGCAGCAGAGATCGTCTGGACACAGGAAGAACCGCAGAACATGGGCGGATGGACATTTGTCGAACCTCGTTTGAGAAACGTTTTGCCTGAATCCCCAACACTAAGCTACGTTGGCCGCTCAGCGTCCGCATCGCCGGCGACGGGCTCGTACGCGATACACAATCTTGAACAGGAGCAGCTGGTTACGCGGTCTTTGCGGATCGAAAGGGACATATCGTTGGCTGCCGGTTGACCTGTTTGTTCGGTATAATCAAAAATTGCATCTAACTTTTCGATGAAACGCCTAGTTATGAAATATCCAAAAATATTCGCAGCCGTTGCGGTTGTTCCGTTCGCGGTGTTTTTGATGCTCGCCTGCCAGCCCAAAACGGTAAGCAGCGAGGAGCCAGCAAAGACAAATACTGCTGCTCCGGAACCGACGCCGCCTACAAATAAAGAACCTATCACGATCGCGGCTGTCGGCGACATAATGTTGGCGTCTCCGTTCCCGAACGAATCTCGGATGCCGCCGAATGACGGTGCGGACATGTTGAAAGATGTCACGCCGATCCTCTCGGCCGCCGATATCGCGTTTGGAAATCTCGAAGGCCCGATCGTTGACGGCGGCACATCGGCGAAGTGCCGTCCCGGCTCAACGCAGTGTTTTGCTTTTCGCACGCCGACACGTTACGGCAAATCTCTCAAAGAAGCCGGATTTGACGTTATGAGCGTGGCCAATAACCATGCCGGCGATTTCGGCTTGCCCGGGCGTGTGAGCACGCAGAAGGTATTGGATGAGCAAGGCATCAAGTATGCCGGCAGCCTCGATCCGCCGGCGACCACCACTTATCTTGATGTCAAAGGCAAGAAGGTCGCCTTTATCGGCTTCGGCCACAACAACGGAATGCCGAACATAAATGACCTTGCCGGTGCACGCCAGCTCGTTCTCGACGCCAAGAAAAAGGCGAACCTGGTCGTTGTATCTTTTCACGGCGGTGCTGAGGGGACCGATGCACAGAACGTCCCCAATCGCAACGAGATATTTCTCGGCGAGAACCGAGGTAATCTGCCGGCATTTGCCCGTACCGTTATCGACGCAGGAGCCGACCTTGTCCTCGGCCACGGGCCCCACGTAATGCGCGGGATGGAGATCTACAAGGATCGGTTGATCGCTTATTCACTGGGCAATTTTGCGACATACGGCTGGTTTCGGCTTGCCGGGGAAACCGCTTTGACGATGGTGCTCGAGGTCAAACTGGATGCGGACGGGAAATTTATGAGCGGCAAGATCAACGCCGCAACGCTCGAAGGCAAGGGTATCCCGACACTTGATAAGAACGGCACATCGATACGCACAGTAAAGAACCTGTCGACCAACAATTTCGGTACCAACGCCCCAACGATCGCCGACGACGGCACGATCTCTGTGAAGTAATACCTAAATTGCAAAAGGGCCGTGTAAATTCGGCCCCCTTCCCTACAACCCAATTCGGCGGATCAGGTCTTTAAAGCGACGGTCAATCCGGAGCGGTTCGAGCAGAGGTTCGTATTTGGAATAGATGATTCCGCGGTCGCGGTTTTCGAAGGCCTGTTCGAGCCACGCGAGGCTCGTTTCTTTGTCTCCGAGGCGCACGGGAACGAGCGATTTAAGGTATCGCGGATAGTTTTTCAAATGCGGGCGCGTTTCGTATTGCTCGAGCCGCTTGTGCCAGACGCCGTTCATTCCATTCTGATCATAGGCAGCCTTTAGTTCCTCACCGATCTCCGCGGGCTCGCCAAATTTCGTCGCCGCAACCGCAAATACATCGACAGCTTCCTGCTCTTTCCCCGCAAATTCCAGGCCAAAGCCGAGATAAAAATGGCCATAGCCAAAATCCGGGTCGATCTCGATGATCCGTTTTGCCTGTCTAATCAGCCGGGCCGAATCACGCTGCGTGTAATAATAGCCGGCGAGTCCCGTTGCAGCCATGGCGGAATCAGGTGCAAGCGAGATCGCCTCCGCAAAGTGTTTATTCGCCTCATCAAAACGGCCAACCACATTCAGCAGATCGGCATACCATTGATGAGCAGTAGCAGATGTCGGATCCAGGTCGAGTGCCGTCAGAAACTCGCGTTCGCCCCCCGCCCAATCCCAATCGTAAAAGGCCTTTGCGTAAGCAAGTGTCGTATGTGCAAGTGAAAGCTCGGAATTGATCCGCTTCGCATCTTCATAACCGTTCGCGTAACCATCCGGCAAAGCTGCGGCATAGTAGTCGGCAAGCATTCGATGACTGTCGACGAGGCCCGAATAGGCGAATGCAAAATTCGGGTCCTGGCAGATCGCATCTTCAAAATGCGTAACGGCCTGTTTAAGGCCCGCCTCGGTGCGCTTATTCCAAAACGATCGTGCCTGCACATACGATTCGTACGCTGCGGTACTGACCTTTGGCGAGGCGGCAAACCGCTCGTATTTATTGATGTCGAGCGACCGTGCGTCATTCGTCTCGGCGACGTTGGCAATGAACTGATAGCCACGGCCTGGCACGGTCAGGATGAATTTGGGGTTCTTCTTCCCTTCGCCGAGAGCTTTACGCAAGACAAAGATCGTTTGCGAGAGATTCCCTTCCTCGACCACCGAACCCGCCCATACACGATCGAGAAGTTCTTCTTTCGTGAGTAGCCGACCCTTGCTACAAACAAGCGTTATCAGTAGCAAAACCGCACGCGGCGTGAGCGCTACGGTTTCTCCTGAGTCGCACCTATAGAGACGCTGACTCTTGGCGTCAAGCCGAAACTCACCGAACTCAAAAATGACCGGCTTGGAAAGCTCCTGCATAAAACACAAATTTGAGAAGTTTTGAGACTAGTTTTGAGGATTTTTGAGAACAGGTCAAGTTAAGTTTGCACCCTAAGCCCTAATTGATAACCAATTTAGCAAGAGGTGCAAGGTGTTGAACGATGAACTGGTGACCGCAAACGCGGCCGTCGTCTCAAAACTACTGGTGATTGCCCCTTTCTCCGCCAACGGTTTTGCTAAACCGTACGGTGAACAAACCGGCGAATATCCACGACGAAGCAGACCTGCCAACCAAAACTTGGCCGGCCCGCTAAGCCGTGCCTGGTCTAATGCCGGTTGGCCATCAACCAAACAATCTGAACAAGTTGCGAAGGCCGTCATCACCAGTGCCGCCTTCGTTGCATCCGGTGCGTAGCGTGTACACGGTTCGCACCGGAATTTTGGTAAAGAACCTTGGAGCAATGCGGTGAAGAAAATTAAATTGACTGAGGACAAAATGATTATGATGGAAAGATCTTGGATAGCGACGACTAGTAGTTTGCGGAGCTATTGGTCGCTGAGTTTGTTTGTTGCTCATGTTTTTTTTACTGCGGGATTCGGATTCGAATGTGGGACACTAACCTATATACCACCGGAGGTAGATGCCGAGCTCGATCCGCGATTTTACCAAACCGGCTTATCCGGAGGGTCCTCTTATGCGCCGCTGAAGGTTTACGCCACCGCCGTGGACCCGAGAACCGGGAATGTCTTCATTGGAGGGCAGTTTTTCTCTGTTGACAACGTTCAGGCACAGAATATCGCATTTTTTGACAAAGATCAGAACCGATGGTTTTCCCTCTCGGGGGGTGGTTTGACAGAAGGCTCGAACCAAAAAGGCAGCTACGTTAAGGCTCTGGCTATTCACGGTAGCTATTTATATGTCGGCGGCTATTTCAATCAAACAGAGAATGGGGTAACAACCGGGCTCAACCGAATTGCCCGTTACAATTTCGGATCAGGAACTGTCGATGAAGTTGAAAATGGAACTTGGACACCGTTCGCCAATGGCGGCCTGGATGGCGATGTAAACGCGTTTCACGTTTCCGGTACTGATCTATATGTCGGCGGTAGTTTCGCAGAATCACACGACGGGAACATTCCAAATCTTAACAACATTGCTGTTTACGCCAATCACACAGTCTGTACGGTCGGCTGTTGGGCCGCACTTGCGGGCAACGGATTGAATGGAGCAGTGAATGCGATGGATTCGTGGGGCGGCGGCTTCTATGCCGGCGGTGAATTTACGGCCCCAGTTCTCAATCCAGCAATGCCTCTAAACCGTATCGCACGCTACTCAAATGGCGCCTGGCAAATACCTCCTAATTTTGGATTGAACGGTAATGTCTATTCCGTGAAAACTACTAATGACTACATATACGTAGGCGGCAGTTTCACGGGAACCGTAAGCCCATTTGTACCTCTCAGCCGTGTTGGTTATTATGACGAGTCTTATACAGATTCATGGCAGGCTCTAGATAGCGGTTTGAACGGCACCGTCAAAACTATATCACTTGGTGGTCCGGGCGTTATCGTCGGCGGAGATTTTCTACAAACGGCCGATGGACTGACTGAGTTGAAGAGCATTGCCTGTTATTGCAGCGGCGATTGGGAAGCATTTCCGTATGACGGCCTGAATGGGGCAGTAAATGCCATTTCCCGATATTACAATATCGAAACGGATGCCGATCTTTTGTATGTGGGCGGAACATTCACGGATACGACGGCCGATTCACCCAATCCTTCGTTCGGTGTCACGAGTTATTCGCTTAATCTTAACATGATCGCATCGGATGCAAAATTAGGTTCAACCTATTCTCACTTACCGATGGGCCTGAACAACGGCAAAGCGCTAAACGAGCAAATTACGGCACTCGCGGCTGATCCTGCGGGCAATATTTATGCGGGAGGCTATTTCACCGCTACTGCCGATGGTGCAACCCCCAATCTGAACCGCATTGCCCGTTACGATCCCGCGATGAACACTTGGTCCGCTCTGGCTAACATTGGATTGAATGGTACCGTAACCGGACTGGCAATTTCCGGCAATAACCTATATGTTGGCGGAGCCTTTACTGCGACCGCCGATGGCATGGTCACGGGGCTCAATCGCATCGCCCGATACGATCTAACCACGAATACGTGGTTTCCATTGACGAACGGAGGCTTAAACAACGAGGTTGCGTCGCTGGTGATCTCAGGCGGCAACTTGTATGCCGGCGGCAGTTTTATCCGAACCTTTGACGGTACGGTGTTAAACCTCAACCGTATTGCCCGCTACAATTTGACGACAAATATCTGGTCACCTGTCGCGTTCAACGGGGTAAATGATGCGGTTTTTACGTTGGCAGTGTCGGGCGATAATTTGTATGCGGGCGGCTTCTTTACGTCAACTTTCAGTTTTTCCAACATCAATTTGAACTTCATTGCCCGCTACAACACCGTTACCAATACGTGGTCACCGCTCGCTAACCTCGGTTTGAGTGATTACGCCGAGGCGTTGGCCGTAACGGGAAACTTCATGTACGTTCAAGGAAACTTCATTGTTACCGGTGATGGCACCAAACAGCTCAATGGCCTGGCCCGGTATGATCTGCAAAACAACATCTGGGTGACGATCACGGGCGCGAGCGATGAGCGCAGCGCCGCCCGTGACACCCTGGCGACGGTCCAAACGGGAAACGAAGTTTATTTCGGCGGCAGATTTCACGGAGCGGGTGACGGTGTGGCTCATTTTTTCACGCGGTTATATCTTCAAAGGTGGAATGTTCCCGCACCGACATCTGATTGGTTTGACATTAATAACTGGTCCACCGGAGCGGTTCCAGCCTCTAACTCCAGTGCCGTGATTCCCAACGGTGCCGGAATTATTAATATTGCCACTGCCGATGTGGTAATGAATGATCTGAATATCAACGGCGGGACTTTGAATATTGCCACCGGTCGAACTCTCACCGTCAACGGTATTCTCAACCTAAAAGGCGGTACGATCACAGGTGATGGAACGGTTGTCATCGCCAACTGCCAACCCGACGGTATTATGGGCGGCGACGCGACAGCCTACATCCGAACAGCACTGGTTCGATGTGTGAACAACACGGGAACCTTTACATTTCCTGCTGGAACGAAGAGTGGCTATGCTCCTGTTTTCCTCAAAAACATCACTGGTACAGGCAATATTTTGGTCCGAGCCAATCAAGGACCGTATTCCGGTCCGGTGATGTATTTACCGACGGACCGGTTAAGGCGTTGGTGGCAGATCGAGAATCCGGGCGGCGGCGTTACGAATTCTGAGGTTATCTTTAACTATCTTCAGAGCGACATTGTTGGGAACGAGGCCAGCTATCGAGCATATCGTATCTCAGGCGGCTCGGCGTCGGTCTTTAGCACGACCGCAAACACGTTCTCCAACCGCGTTGCCGTACCCAATGTTACAGCCTATTCCGATTGGACGCTTGCCGATTTTGGCCCTACAGCTGCAAGTGTATCCATCAGCGGACGCGTGGTGACGGCTAATGGAAATGGGATAAACAAGGCGATCGTGACTCTCACGAACCAAGGCGGCGATGTTCGGAGAGTGATCACCAATTCCTTTGGTTACTATCGCTTTGACGCAGTCGAAGCAGGGCAGACCTATGTCTTGTCAGTCGGCAGTAAACGATATTCCTTCGTCAACCCGACGTTGGTTGTTTCGCCAACCGACGATGCGACCGATATCGATTTCATGGCGGAACAGGCGCCATATGTCGGTCCTTCCATTGACCGGAGCAGAACTACTTTTAGGCTTCGAAAATGAGGGCTACTTCTTTGTCTTTTCGATTTCTCTGATGAGCTTTGAGCGCGGTTGCGGGCCATTAGGGGCATGCGTTCGTCAGTTGAGAGTTTGGTCAAGATCGGTATTAGGTGCGGCGGATCGGGTATCTCATTACGATTGACATAGATCGTGATCGCATCCATCAGGCTTGGCGTTTGGAGCGGCTGCATATCTGCGGCGAGGTTGATCTCAAATCGCCATATGTATTCTTGGCCGATGCCGCGATAGGTATCCATCAGTACCTTCGCGTCCGTGTTTGTCGTCCAGTTGTATTTCGCAGTTCGCGACTTGCTGTCCTTCTTGACGGTTATCGCGATATTTCCCATGTGCGGATAGTCTTTTTCGTACTGATAGCTCTCCGTCGACTCAAGAAAATTGAGATTCGCGAACGCCGTTCTAAGCTTTTCCATCGTTCCGAGAGAAAGCTCGATCGGGTCGGTGACCATTTCGTCGAATTCCTGCCGTTGAAATGTGATTTTGCCTTTTCCTGTTTCGTCATGCTCGATCCATATCTTACCGATAAGAAATCCGGGGCGTGAAAATTCGTAAAAGTAAACCGGTGTAAACGCGGGGATCTTGGGCGTTTGATCGACTTCGGTCGGGCGTTCATTTTTCTTTTGAGTCTTTGAGGGCGTCGGTGTCGGTGTCGGTTGGGGCTGTCCAACTACGGGCTGCGCGACGGGTTTCTTAATTACCGGCTTCGGCTTTGTCTGAGCAATAACGGCTGACGCGGCCAACGCGGTCATTACGAAGGGAATGAGTTTTCTCCAAAATTGCACCATAGACCGATCGCGCTATTATCAGATGGACGGCTGTTTGATGACAAATTGGTATCTTAGGTTTGTTCCGCGTGAAACGCTTTTGTGTGTGGTGGAACGGAACAGAAGTCCGCTATTCGAATTTGACGGAAACGACCTTTGAAACGCCTGCTTCTTGCATCGTTACCCCGTAAAGCGCTCTTGCGGCTTCCATGGTTCGTTTGTTGTGGGTGATGACGATGAACTGTGTCTTTTCAGACATATCGGCGATCTTGTTGACGAAACGTCCGACGTTAGCGTCATCGAGCGGCGCGTCAACCTCGTCGAGCAGACAGAACGGTGACGGACGATATTTGAATATCGACATCACGAGTGCGATCGCCGTCATTGCCTTTTCGCCGCCTGAGAGCAGCATGATGTTCTGCAGGCGTTTGCCCGGCGGTTGAGCGACGACTTCGATTCCGGCTTCGAGTATGTCGTCGGATTCAAGCAATGTCATCTCGCCGCGGCCGCCGCCGAACAGCTCGTGGAAGAACTCGATAAAATTCGAGTTTATCGAATCGAACGCCGTCCGGAACCGTTCCCGCGAACGCTGTTTGATCTCTCGCAAGGCTTCTTCGGTCGCGGCAATACTGTCGACAATGTCCTGCCGCTGTGTCGTCAGGAACAGCAGCCGCTCTTCCGATTCGCCGAGTTCCTCGAGGGCGAGCATGTTGATCGCACCAAAATTTTCGAGCCGCTGACGAAGATCGTCTGCCTCGCGGCGGGCGGACTCGAGTTCCAGATCTTCATCGATCACCGTCTGTTCGACGAGCTCAGAAAGTGCAATGTTTAGCTCTTGCTGGCAATGTTCGGCAGTGTTGCGGAGCTGCGTTACTGCCTCAGCTTGGCGGATCTCGATCTCGGCTCTTTCGTTTCGAGCATCGCCCAACCGACGGTTGATCTCGGCAAGTTGCTCGCTCATCGCATCGGAATTGGCCCGAGCGGCCGCAAGCGCGTTGATCGCGCCCGAAAGCTCCGAATTCTCGCGTACGATCTCGTCGTCGGCATTAGCAATGCGATCAGTGATCTCGGTGATCGAAGAATGCAGAGCTTTGATCTTGGAATCAGCCTCTGAGATCTCAAGATTTTGGAGTGCAAGCCTCGATTCGATCTCTTTGCCTTCGTTCTCGACACGGCGAAGGGCCGATTGAACAGAACGTCGACGCTCTCCTGATGTCGCAGCGACCATACGCTTTTCGTTGAGCACCGCACTAGACGCGTCGAGAATGACGCGTGCCTCCGTGAGCTGTCTGGCGATTCGTTCGAGAGCCGAGGTCGACTCGGCACGTGCTTGGTCAGCAGCTATCTTGTTTGCCAACGCATCATCTCGTTTTTGGCGGAGCTCGGTGATCTCCGAGACCGTCTGGCCTGACTCATCCGCGACGACCTTGCGATGGCGTTCGGCACGTTCGATCTCTTCGCGGGCCGTACGGACCTGGATCTGCAAGCCGTGAACGCCGCGATCGACCTTGATGATCAGTGACTGCAGATCGACCATCTTGCTCTCGTTGTCAGCGAGTATTCGTCGTGCCTTTTCGGCCGCTGTCCGGGCCGTTTCGATCTCGGAAGCGAGGCGTTTGGTCGTTTTTTCGAGGCCGCTGAGTTCACGTTTGAAGGCGAGCAGCGATTCGTTCTTGCCGTCCAAACGCTGTTTTCCGCCGACGAACAATCGGCCGCCCAGCAGCAGATCTCCGTCGTGATTGATCAGCACATCTCCGGCACCTGAAATTTCAAGATCATCGACCAACCGCGCCGACATCTCTCGTGGAAAGACGTCGCGAAGCAATGCTGCGATCTCAGATGAAACCCCGAGACTGTCGCCGATCGTATCGCCGCTGCTTGAGGTCGCCGTCCTCGTTTCACCTCCGCTCGGCAAGATCAGCATCGCCGTCCGGCCGATGTTATTCGCCTTGAGCCACTCTGAGACACGTTTTGCATCGGCGAGCGATTCGACCAAAACTGCCTGAAGATAATCACCAAATAGCGTCTCAACGGCTGTCTCGGCATTTTCGTTGACGTTTAGTTTATCAGCGAGTACGCCGGCGAGTCTTACGCCGATCGATCCCTGTTCGGCAAACAGTTTTTGCACCTGAGGCGTGTAAACAGCACGGCTATCCTCGAGTTCAAGCAAGGTAGCGAGCCGATGGCGTTTTGCGGAATGTTCCTCGTTGAGCGACTCAAGTCCGGCCTCTTTTGAACGAAGTGCATCGAGAGAGGCGTTCGTAACAGCCATCAGCTCGTCTTTTTCAGCATTTAGCTCGTTGAGTTTTTTCTCTTCGGCGGCTAGTGTCCGCGCGAGTTCGGCCGCTTGCTTTTCGTGCTCCGCAAAATTTTGTTCCGCCCGCTTTGCTTCTGATTCAAGGCCCGACGCACGCTGCGATAGACGGTCGAGATTGATCTCAAGCTGGCGGCCGATCTCATCAAACCTTTCGGCGGCAGACGTGTGTTGGATCAGTTCAGCACGAACAAGTTCCATCGCGGATTCGACCGCTCGAAGCGACTCGAATTCATGCGAATGGATAGCCTCCGCCTCATTAAGAGCGGCGTCGGCGAGGTTGAATTCGACGGATTCCTTTTGTTCTTCTTCCTGCAGGCGTTCGAGCTCGGTCGCAAGCAACCCGAGCCGCTGTTCGCTGGCAGCGATCTCGCCTCGCAGAACCTCCATTCGGTTGTTCAGATTGACTACCTGCTCGCTCTTGTAGATGTGCTCACGCTCAGCGCGATCGCGTTCGAGCGCATTTACCGAGTGGATCTTCCGCAATTCGGCCAGGCTTTCTTCGGCTTTTCGAGCGGTCACTGTCGAATCACGAGAGGCCTCTTCCTTAACGGCGAGTTCAGCGTGAAGTCCGGCCTCGGCCTCGGCAGCTTTCGCGAGATCGATCTCAAGCCGGGCGGAAAGTTCGGTCAGGTGTTTACCTTCGGCGGCAAAAAGCTGCCGCAAAAGGACACGGAATTCTTCTTGGAGTATTTTGAATCTTCGCGTCTTGGCGGCCTGGCGGCGAAGCGAATTGACCTGTTTATCGATCTCGGAAACAATATCCGAAATTCGGCCGAGATTTGTCTTTGCACTCTCGAGTCGCGATTCAGCGGCACGCTGGCGGGTACGGAACTTCGAAATCCCTGCCGCTTCTTCGATCAGATTACGGCGATCGGCAGGCTTTGACGACAGGATCTGGCCGATACGGCCCTGTTCGATGATCGCGTAATGCGAACCGGAAAGGCCGGTACCGGCAAACAGATCCGAGATATCGCGTAGACGGCAATTTTTGCCGTTTAGCTGATATTCGCTCTCGCCCGACATATATAAACGGCGAGTGACTGAAACGGCCTCGCCCGGGGCAAAGTCAAGTGCGAATGATCGTGGACGCCAATGGCGTTTTGTCTTGATTTTTTTCTCAATGGTCTGGATCGAACCGACCTGAGCCGCCATGACCGACTCTACTTCAAACTCCGACTCATGATGGCCATAGCCATTGGATTCGAGATCAACGACGGCCTCGATCACCTCAGTTTCCAGATCAGGATCGACACCTTCGATCTCGTCCATATCGACGGCCATTTCGTCGATACCGCCGAGAGCTTCGTCTATGCCTTCGAGTTCATTTTCGTCTCCAAGATCGACCGAATCGTCGCGGACAAGGTGGAGGACGACCTCGGCCATTCCTCCGGGTTTACGGTTCTTGGTGCCGGCAAATACAACGTCCTTCATCTCGCCGCCGCGAAGCGATTTCGCTCGCTGTTCACCCAACACCCACGAGATCGCATCAGACACGTTCGACTTGCCGCAACCATTCGGACCGACGACGGCGGTGATGCCATTTCCGGTAAATACTATTTCGGTGTAGTCCGCGAAAGACTTGAATCCGGTTATTTCGAGGCGCTGAAGCTTAAACATCCTATAGTGCTCTTCGAATGAAGGAACACTATATTTTGCGGTAAATGAACGTTGAAGTCAACCTAAATCATCTCATCGCCGACGTTTCTAAGACCTTGCTTTTCGGCTCGCTCATTATCCAGTTCAGTAAGGCAATCCAGAAGAAAATTCGTATTGCTGGTGACATTGATAACGACGGGAAATTCGTTGTCCGAAGTGGAAAATTCAAATGTACCGCCACTGATCTCGATGATCTCGCGAAACGCCGTAACACCATTGCGCCCGTTACATTCAGCATCGACGATCTTGCCTTCGTTAAACGCAACGTTGGCCAGATGCATATCGGATTTGATCACAAGTAGCCCGGTCATCTTGGAATTCTCGATGACCTGTACCGCGTCGAAAACATTAACGTAGGCTAGGTTTCCGGCGAATGTAACGTCGGTGCGGACCTGTTGCGATGTTTTTTCGCGACCGACAGCAAAATCGGGCCTGCGGGCTCGGCGAATCGCCTCGAGCCCCGGTGCCACCGATATTCGAGGGTCAAGCAGCTTTGCTTCCTGCAAACGGTCGTACGCGACGTCAAATGCCTCGCGGCCTATATACAGACTCACCAATGCAAGACACTGCCGGGCTGCCTCGTTGAGATT from Acidobacteriota bacterium includes the following:
- a CDS encoding CapA family protein produces the protein MKYPKIFAAVAVVPFAVFLMLACQPKTVSSEEPAKTNTAAPEPTPPTNKEPITIAAVGDIMLASPFPNESRMPPNDGADMLKDVTPILSAADIAFGNLEGPIVDGGTSAKCRPGSTQCFAFRTPTRYGKSLKEAGFDVMSVANNHAGDFGLPGRVSTQKVLDEQGIKYAGSLDPPATTTYLDVKGKKVAFIGFGHNNGMPNINDLAGARQLVLDAKKKANLVVVSFHGGAEGTDAQNVPNRNEIFLGENRGNLPAFARTVIDAGADLVLGHGPHVMRGMEIYKDRLIAYSLGNFATYGWFRLAGETALTMVLEVKLDADGKFMSGKINAATLEGKGIPTLDKNGTSIRTVKNLSTNNFGTNAPTIADDGTISVK
- a CDS encoding winged helix-turn-helix domain-containing protein, whose protein sequence is MQELSKPVIFEFGEFRLDAKSQRLYRCDSGETVALTPRAVLLLITLVCSKGRLLTKEELLDRVWAGSVVEEGNLSQTIFVLRKALGEGKKNPKFILTVPGRGYQFIANVAETNDARSLDINKYERFAASPKVSTAAYESYVQARSFWNKRTEAGLKQAVTHFEDAICQDPNFAFAYSGLVDSHRMLADYYAAALPDGYANGYEDAKRINSELSLAHTTLAYAKAFYDWDWAGGEREFLTALDLDPTSATAHQWYADLLNVVGRFDEANKHFAEAISLAPDSAMAATGLAGYYYTQRDSARLIRQAKRIIEIDPDFGYGHFYLGFGLEFAGKEQEAVDVFAVAATKFGEPAEIGEELKAAYDQNGMNGVWHKRLEQYETRPHLKNYPRYLKSLVPVRLGDKETSLAWLEQAFENRDRGIIYSKYEPLLEPLRIDRRFKDLIRRIGL
- a CDS encoding carboxypeptidase regulatory-like domain-containing protein, translating into MDPRTGNVFIGGQFFSVDNVQAQNIAFFDKDQNRWFSLSGGGLTEGSNQKGSYVKALAIHGSYLYVGGYFNQTENGVTTGLNRIARYNFGSGTVDEVENGTWTPFANGGLDGDVNAFHVSGTDLYVGGSFAESHDGNIPNLNNIAVYANHTVCTVGCWAALAGNGLNGAVNAMDSWGGGFYAGGEFTAPVLNPAMPLNRIARYSNGAWQIPPNFGLNGNVYSVKTTNDYIYVGGSFTGTVSPFVPLSRVGYYDESYTDSWQALDSGLNGTVKTISLGGPGVIVGGDFLQTADGLTELKSIACYCSGDWEAFPYDGLNGAVNAISRYYNIETDADLLYVGGTFTDTTADSPNPSFGVTSYSLNLNMIASDAKLGSTYSHLPMGLNNGKALNEQITALAADPAGNIYAGGYFTATADGATPNLNRIARYDPAMNTWSALANIGLNGTVTGLAISGNNLYVGGAFTATADGMVTGLNRIARYDLTTNTWFPLTNGGLNNEVASLVISGGNLYAGGSFIRTFDGTVLNLNRIARYNLTTNIWSPVAFNGVNDAVFTLAVSGDNLYAGGFFTSTFSFSNINLNFIARYNTVTNTWSPLANLGLSDYAEALAVTGNFMYVQGNFIVTGDGTKQLNGLARYDLQNNIWVTITGASDERSAARDTLATVQTGNEVYFGGRFHGAGDGVAHFFTRLYLQRWNVPAPTSDWFDINNWSTGAVPASNSSAVIPNGAGIINIATADVVMNDLNINGGTLNIATGRTLTVNGILNLKGGTITGDGTVVIANCQPDGIMGGDATAYIRTALVRCVNNTGTFTFPAGTKSGYAPVFLKNITGTGNILVRANQGPYSGPVMYLPTDRLRRWWQIENPGGGVTNSEVIFNYLQSDIVGNEASYRAYRISGGSASVFSTTANTFSNRVAVPNVTAYSDWTLADFGPTAASVSISGRVVTANGNGINKAIVTLTNQGGDVRRVITNSFGYYRFDAVEAGQTYVLSVGSKRYSFVNPTLVVSPTDDATDIDFMAEQAPYVGPSIDRSRTTFRLRK